One genomic window of Cygnus atratus isolate AKBS03 ecotype Queensland, Australia chromosome 16, CAtr_DNAZoo_HiC_assembly, whole genome shotgun sequence includes the following:
- the LOC118248932 gene encoding uncharacterized protein LOC118248932 produces MLSTKRRSASILTVKEILENGFVAAAPGCTHSSPVCSYYADSGAASRPSTWELLVDLESVTKGSSLCVLKQPEVLGSCMKAELQSLTQGSSDISLVCFCKTPYGHAASDLSGLPSQAGCLMDVASHNTSTPCKKEKHPKPLESLLSKSTEHLSDFPTPGKPPGPRWEISEIKAPLDASLSLDTSTEELRLLGCSKPDTPSLETSVVIPLTWPGTFKRHPALPHGAATHEAQLSDLEPVSAFAHQALCCCCCQGSRPETLP; encoded by the coding sequence ATGCTGTCCACCAAGAGGCGCAGCGCCAGCATCCTGACCGTAAAGGAAATCCTGGAAAATGGGTTCGTGGCGGCGGCCCCCGGGTGTACCCACTCTTCTCCCGTCTGCAGTTACTACGCAGACTCCGGCGCTGCCTCGAGACCAAGCACCTGGGAGCTTCTGGTGGACTTGGAGAGCGTGACAAAAGGCAGCTCTCTGTGTGTCCTGAAGCAGCCGGAGGTGCTGGGCAGCTGCATGAAGGCCGAGCTGCAGAGCCTGACCCAGGGCAGCTCAGACATCAGCCTTGTCTGCTTCTGCAAGACTCCCTACGGCCACGCTGCCTCCGACCTCTCTGGGCTGCCCAGCCAAGCTGGCTGCCTGATGGATGTGGCATCACACAACACTTCCACAccatgcaagaaagaaaagcacccCAAGCCGCTGGAGAGCCTGCTTTCCAAGAGCACTGAGCACCTGAGTGACTTCCCAACCCCTGGGAAGCCTCCAGGACCCCGATGGGAGatctcagaaataaaagccCCCCTGGATGCCAGCCTGTCCCTTGACACAAGCACCGAGGAGCTGAGGTTACTGGGGTGCTCCAAGCCAGACACGCCATCCCTGGAGACCTCCGTCGTCATTCCTCTGACCTGGCCCGGCACCTTCAAGAggcaccctgctctgccccatgGGGCTGCCACCCACGAGGCCCAGCTGAGCGATCTCGAGCCCGTCTCTGCGTTTGCGCACcaagccctgtgctgctgctgctgccaaggcTCCAGACCTGAGACGCTGCCATGA
- the IFT52 gene encoding intraflagellar transport protein 52 homolog isoform X2: MKPAVAVLSTGSVCFPLNRPILAFYQHESQGGKMAALGSCHMFSDQYLDKEENGKIMDVLFQWLTTSDIHLNQMDMEDPEISDYTMLPDTAALSEQLRVCLQEGDENPRDFTKLFDTSLYQLDTTALPAVIKAYEQLNVKHEPLQLIQPQFETPLPVLQPAVFPPAFRELPPPPLELFDLDETFSSEKARLAEITNKCTDDDLEFYIRKCGDILGVTSKLPKEKQDAKNILEHIFFQVVEFKKLNQEHDTDTSEAGFQNGN; encoded by the exons ATGAAGCCAGCGGTGGCTGTTTTGTCAACAGGATCTGTCTGCTTCCCGCTCAACAGGCCTATTCTTGCTTTCTATCAGCATGAG AGTCAAGGTGGAAAGATGGCAGCATTGGGATCTTGCCACATGTTCAGTGACCAATATttagataaagaagaaaacgGTAAGATCAtg GACGTGCTTTTCCAATGGCTCACAACATCAGATATCCATTTAAACCAGATGGATATGGAGGACCCTGAG ATTTCAGACTATACCATGCTCCCAGATACAGCTGCGCTGTCTGAACAACTGCGAGTCTGTCTGCAAGAAGGAGATGAGAACCCGAGAGACTTCACAAAGCTGTTTGATACATCCCTTTATCAGCTGGATACAACTGCCCTCCCTGCAGTTATCAA agcttATGAACAGCTGAATGTGAAGCATGAACCTCTCCAACTTATTCAGCCTCAATTTGAGACTCCACTACCCGTCCTCCAGCCAGCT GTTTTTCCACCTGCTTTCAGAGAGTTGCCTCCTCCCCCTCTGGAGCTGTTTGACTTGGATGAAACCTTTTCATCTGAGAAAGCTCGTCTTGCAGAGATTACAAACAAAT GTACTGATGATGACCTGGAGTTTTATATACGAAAATGTGGCGATATCCTAGGAGTAACAAGTAAACTCCCAAAGGAGAAGCAAGATGCCAAAAATATTCTGGAGCACATCTTCTTCCAAGTGGTTGAGTTTAAGAAACTGAATCag GAACATGATACTGACACAAGTGAAGCTGGATTCCAGAATGGGAACTGA
- the IFT52 gene encoding intraflagellar transport protein 52 homolog isoform X1, giving the protein MEKGPRNAIVFNASKGEAFTLTGSYKAWRKRLRGNWRILSLKDEITSEKLFGVKLWITAGPREKFSAAEFLVLKKFLEDGGAILVMLREGGESRSGTNINFLLEEYGIVFNNDAVVRNVYYKYHHPKEALISDGVLNRGISEAARKTALETTDEDGSRHDLQALTFVYPFGATLNVMKPAVAVLSTGSVCFPLNRPILAFYQHESQGGKMAALGSCHMFSDQYLDKEENGKIMDVLFQWLTTSDIHLNQMDMEDPEISDYTMLPDTAALSEQLRVCLQEGDENPRDFTKLFDTSLYQLDTTALPAVIKAYEQLNVKHEPLQLIQPQFETPLPVLQPAVFPPAFRELPPPPLELFDLDETFSSEKARLAEITNKCTDDDLEFYIRKCGDILGVTSKLPKEKQDAKNILEHIFFQVVEFKKLNQEHDTDTSEAGFQNGN; this is encoded by the exons ATGGAGAAGGGCCCGCGGAACGCCATCGTCTTCAACGCGTCCAAGGGGGAGGCTTTCACTCTCACCGGCAGCTACAAGGCCTGGCGCAAAAGGCTGCGGGGGAACTGGAGGATCCTGAG CTTAAAAGATGAGATCACATCTGAGAAACTGTTTGGGGTGAAACTGTGGATAACGGCTGGTCCAAGAGAAAAGTTCAGTGCTGCTGAG TTTTTGGTTCTGAAGAAATTCCTGGAGGATGGTGGAGCCATCCTGGTGATGCTAAGAGAAGGCGGAGAGTCCCGATCTGGCACAAATATTAACTTTTTGTTAGAAGAATATGGAATTGTTTTCAATAATG ATGCTGTTGTACGAAATGTATATTACAAGTACCACCACCCAAAAGAAGCTCTTATCTCTGATGGAGTTTTGAATAG GGGAATCAGTGaagctgcaagaaaaacagcacttgAGACAACAGATGAAGATGGAAGCAGACACGACTTGCA AGCTCTCACTTTTGTGTATCCGTTTGGTGCCACGTTGAATGTGATGAAGCCAGCGGTGGCTGTTTTGTCAACAGGATCTGTCTGCTTCCCGCTCAACAGGCCTATTCTTGCTTTCTATCAGCATGAG AGTCAAGGTGGAAAGATGGCAGCATTGGGATCTTGCCACATGTTCAGTGACCAATATttagataaagaagaaaacgGTAAGATCAtg GACGTGCTTTTCCAATGGCTCACAACATCAGATATCCATTTAAACCAGATGGATATGGAGGACCCTGAG ATTTCAGACTATACCATGCTCCCAGATACAGCTGCGCTGTCTGAACAACTGCGAGTCTGTCTGCAAGAAGGAGATGAGAACCCGAGAGACTTCACAAAGCTGTTTGATACATCCCTTTATCAGCTGGATACAACTGCCCTCCCTGCAGTTATCAA agcttATGAACAGCTGAATGTGAAGCATGAACCTCTCCAACTTATTCAGCCTCAATTTGAGACTCCACTACCCGTCCTCCAGCCAGCT GTTTTTCCACCTGCTTTCAGAGAGTTGCCTCCTCCCCCTCTGGAGCTGTTTGACTTGGATGAAACCTTTTCATCTGAGAAAGCTCGTCTTGCAGAGATTACAAACAAAT GTACTGATGATGACCTGGAGTTTTATATACGAAAATGTGGCGATATCCTAGGAGTAACAAGTAAACTCCCAAAGGAGAAGCAAGATGCCAAAAATATTCTGGAGCACATCTTCTTCCAAGTGGTTGAGTTTAAGAAACTGAATCag GAACATGATACTGACACAAGTGAAGCTGGATTCCAGAATGGGAACTGA
- the SGK2 gene encoding serine/threonine-protein kinase Sgk2 produces MVMEPRCPRTPGVGLGAVSAAFISSAWMEPSSTALGKTKELIKHGRERIGQTIKASGSRLCSYAERVAFLMDRSRSPDTSAQPPTPTDNINLGPSANPNAKPTDFDFLKVIGKGSFGKVLLAKRKCDGTFYAVKVLHKKTILKKKEQNHIMAERNVLLKNVKHPFLVGLHYSFQTSEKLYFVLDYVNGGELFFHLQRERCFREPRARFYAAEVASAIGYLHSLNIIYRDLKPENILLDCQGHIVLTDFGLCKEGMEQEETTSTFCGTPEYLAPEVLKKQPYDRTVDWWCLGAVLYEMLFGLPPFYSRDVSQMYDNILHKPLQIQGSKTVAACDILQGLLHKDQKRRLGAKTDFLEIKNHVFFSPINWDDLYNKRITPPFNPNVAGPADLRHFDPEFTQEAISASITHTPDLAASSSSASDAFLGFSYAPTEEDF; encoded by the exons GAGCCGCGCTGCCCGAGGACGCCCGGTGTGGGACTGGGGGCGGTTTCGGCTGCCTTTATCTCCTCAGCCTGGATGGAGCCTTCCTCCACCGCCCTGGGGAAGACGAAGG AACTTATAAAGCACGGCCGCGAAAGGATAGGACAAACCATCAAGGCATCCGGCTCCAGGCTCTGCTCGTA tgCTGAACGAGTTGCTTTTTTAATGGATCGTTCCCGGAGCCCAGACACCAGCGCTCAG CCTCCAACGCCAACTGACAACATCAACCTCGGACCTTCTGCTAACCCAAA TGCCAAGCCAACAGACTTTGATTTCCTGAAGGTTATTGGCAAAGGAAGCTTTGGAAAG GTTCTCCTGGCCAAACGCAAGTGTGATGGGACTTTTTATGCTGTGAAAGTCTTGCATAAGAAAACcatcctgaagaaaaaggag CAAAACCACATCATGGCAGAACGCAATGTGCTCCTGAAAAATGTCAAGCACCCCTTCCTTGTGGGACTCCATTACTCCTTCCAGACCTCGGAGAAGCTTTACTTTGTCCTTGACTATGTAAATGGGGGGGAG CTCTTCTTCCACTTGCAAAGAGAGCGCTGCTTCCGTGAACCCCGGGCACGATTCTATGCCGCGGAAGTTGCCAGTGCAATTGGGTACCTGCATTCCTTAAACATCATCTACAG GGATTTAAAACCTGAGAACATCCTTCTGGATTGCCAG GGCCATATAGTATTGACAGACTTTGGACTCTGCAAAGAAGGAATGGAGCAAGAGGAGACTACTTCCACATTTTGTGGCACTCCTGAG TACTTAGCTCCCGAGGTGCTAAAGAAGCAGCCGTATGACAGGACAGTAGACTGGTGGTGCCTGGGAGCTGTCCTCTATGAGATGCTCTTTGGACTG CCACCTTTTTATAGTCGGGATGTGTCTCAGATGTATGACAACATTCTGCACAAGCCACTCCAGATCCAAGGAAGCAAGACTGTGGCAGCTTGTGACATCCTCCAGGGACTTCTCCATAAGGACcagaagaggaggctgggtGCCAAAACAGACTTT CTTGAGATAAAGAACCATGTATTCTTCAGCCCAATAAACTGGGATGACTTGTACAACAAGAGGATTACCCCTCCATTCAACCCTAATGTG GCTGGTCCAGCTGATCTGCGACACTTTGATCCAGAGTTCACCCAAGAAGCGATCTCTGCCTCCATCACCCACACGCCTGACttagcagccagcagctccagtgCCTCAGATGCTTTTTTAGGATTTTCTTATGCACCAACTGAAGAGGACTTCTAA